In Gouania willdenowi chromosome 24, fGouWil2.1, whole genome shotgun sequence, a single window of DNA contains:
- the adgrf7 gene encoding adhesion G protein-coupled receptor F5 isoform X2 — MWSCGKCNVYSACLENVTNQPCDCIKGLPSDGTFCQPITSIDDCPPTPVPVFYSIVVDFSFPGSLVSPNLLENIKSQLSNVRFQPINSFLSITYINVTTTCFPMSDVDLQCQCEDQFLWSCDQCNIYGTCSNVTHKSCDCINGLPSDGSFCEAATNVNECPTTTPVFTTTTPMTTLPNPTTPMTTLPNTIVNLTLEFVLNINFNPSYNDEDNSVRNDLTTSIDIQSMEHIKDLVDVKFGTFREGSTIANFTIFANSEISPSQQENLLIGMFNNLSSKYPVIFDGSRFEPEEAFIGSPLTLTCDAPPELLDLGVNLTAVWLLNGEIIRHHTSSTNQNRSTTLSVPRVYNTDNGLYECQLRTPSNSRFRRRAAKFFTVQERPVIIVNQIQQLVNCDNPKVELECSVNEPYEVFFPNFLEQGTKFTYEPETCENQTIPCRVKGYEMFEKNIKLVFSNNTIICINDTFGNGTLNFKAAIDCEKEFEGERTAICKQSTKFEDFEDNCILRIIKNLLDQSENLTVFELPQFLRELSNATVSFSDQIVNSTATTNAVVEILQNIAELAGNTTIQRQMMEDVLLSAGILTTDGAREVWRSLNKVTLNTLETNISDPIRHLKSSSQSLLPSQSRTSDTSATSVSGSFLQALETITSRVANTTFNISTPSILLNKTTFSEAFSSGFNSSVEIDLPESDGDNVILTVVTFLTMDNVLPPRDEVNSSSNVINGRVVIVQSFSVVTNISFTFEVLNTSLDKPQCVFWNFSLFDGLGGWDGDGCKLVLNVNDTVTCNCNHLTSFSMLMSFGNFESLVLDYITYIGVSISLASLIICLIIEAVIWRKLRSDPLIHLRHISIVNIALSLLIADIWFLVGAAISGRGDTPACTAATFFIHLFYLALFFWMLSAALLLLYHVVDVFGPKVSKSAQIGIGFALGYGVPVIITVITIAVTAPDGEYIQRSGLCWLNIKDSLALLAFVVPALLIVLINLIILIVVIYKIVGLRGGSESMNKLKGIIKTLAVLTPLFGITWGLGVGIIVDPFNLGVHITFAIFNSLQGLFILIFGTLLDGTVRTEMSKMSSVTSGTRTTSNGNTSSGPSVFQRSRQSRGYNISSGTNVEAQSFNT; from the exons ATGTGGTCGTGTGGAAAATGTAACGTCTACAGTGCATGTCTTGAAAATGTCACAAATCAACCATGTGACTGTATAAAGGGTTTACCGTCTGATGGAACGTTCTGCCAACCCATCACAA GTATTGATGACTGCCCGCCAACACCTG TCCCAGTGTTCTATAGTATAGTCGTTGATTTCAGCTTTCCAGGCTCTTTGGTTTCACCAAATCTGCTCGAAAACATCAAGAGTCAACTCAGCAACGTCAGATTTCAAcctattaattcatttttgagCATAACATACATTAATGTTACCACCA cTTGTTTTCCAATGTCAGACGTTGACCTGCAGTGTCAGTGTGAGGATCAGTttctgtggtcatgtgaccaatgTAACATCTATGGTACATGCAGTAATGTTACACATAAAAGCTGTGACTGTATAAATGGACTTCCTTCAGATGGATCATTCTGTGAAGCAGCCACAA ATGTTAACGAGTGTCCAACTACAACTCCAG tttttacCACAACAACGCCGATGACAACATTGCCCAACCCAACAACGCCGATGACAACATTGCCCAACACAATAGTTAACCTGACCTTAGAGTTTGTGTTGAACATCAACTTTAATCCATCATATAATGATGAGGACAACAGTGTTCGAAATGATTTGACAACTTCT ATTGATATCCAGAGTATGGAGCACATCAAAGATTTGGTGGATGTAAAGTTTGGTACTTTCCG GGAGGGAAGCACTATTGCTAATTTCACTATCTTTGCCAATTCTGAAATAAGTCCATCACAACAGGAGAATTTGCTCATTGGAATGTTTAATAACTTGTCATCTAAATATCCAGTAATTTTTGACG GTTCCAGGTTCGAGCCAGAAGAGGCCTTTATTGGAAGCCCACTGACGTTGACTTGTGACGCTCCACCAGAACTACTAGACTTAGGTGTTAACTTGACTGCTGTGTGGCTGCTGAATGGCGAGATCATTCGACACCACACTTCTTCAACCAATCAGAATCGTTCGACAACATTAAGTGTGCCAAGAGTTTATAACACTGACAACG GTTTGTATGAATGCCAGTTGCGGACACCAAGTAATTCCCGTTTTCGCCGGCGAGCTGCTAAATTCTTCACCGTTCAGGAAAGACCTGTAATCATTGTGAATCAAATACAACAACTGGTAAACTGTGACAATCCAAAGGTGGAATTAGAATGTTCTGTCAACGAACCATACGAGGTCTTTTTCCCAAACTTTCTAGAACAAG gcacaaaATTCACATATGAACCTGAAACCTGTGAAAATCAAACTATTCCTTGTCGAGTAAAAGGCtatgaaatgtttgaaaaaaacataaaattggtGTTTTCAAACAATA CAATCATTTGCATCAATGACACGTTCGGCAACGGAACTTTAAATTTTAAGGCTGCGATAGACTGTGAGAAGGAATTTGAAGGGGAAAGAACAGCCATTTGTAAACAAAGCACAAAATTTGAAGATTTTGAAGACAACTGCATCCTTAGAATCATTAAGAATCTACTTGATCAGTCGGAG AATTTAACTGTGTTCGAGCTGCCACAATTCTTACGAGAACTCAGCAATGCCACGGTCAGCTTTAGTGATCAAATAGTTAATTCCACTGCCACAACCAACGCCGTTGTGgaaatattacaaaatataGCCGAACTGGCAGGAAACACCACCATACAAAGACAAATGATGGAG GACGTCCTGCTTTCAGCGGGGATTCTAACCACTGATGGAGCAAGGGAAGTTTGGCGGTCCCTGAACAAAGTCACCCTAAACACTTTAGAAACAAACATTTCAGACCCCATCAGACACCTGAAATCATCCAGTCAAAGTCTATTACCCTCCCAGTCTAGGACATCAGACACCAGTGCTACTAGTGTCAGTGGCTCCTTCCTCCAGGCTCTGGAAACTATAACAAGTCGTGTCGCAAAcacaacttttaacatttccaCACCCTctatacttttaaacaaaacaactttCAGTGAAGCATTCAGTTCTGGGTTCAACTCCTCGGTGGAGATAGACCTCCCAGAGTCTGATGGAGATAATGTCATCCTCACTGTGGTCACGTTTCTCACCATGGATAACGTTCTCCCTCCGAGAGATGAAGTTAACTCATCCTCCAACGTAATCAATGGCAGGGTCGTGATCGTGCAGTCCTTCAGCGTTGTTACTAACATATCGTTCACATTCGAGGTTCTGAATACATCTCTGGATAAACCTCAGTGTGTTTTCTGGAACTTCAGCCTGTTCGATGGCCTCGGGGGATGGGACGGTGATGGCTGTAAGCTAGTGCTCAACGTAAATGACACCGTCACCTGCAACTGCAACCATCTCACTTCATTCTCAATGCTCATGTCATTCGGCAATTTTGAAAGCCTAGTTTTGGACTACATTACCTACATTGGCGTTAGCATATCTCTGGCTTCATTAATCATTTGCCTTATCATTGAAGCGGTCATATGGAGGAAACTAAGAAGTGACCCACTCATCCACTTGCGCCACATTTCCATTGTGAACATAGCATTGTCTCTGCTGATTGCAGACATTTGGTTCCTGGTGGGCGCTGCCATATCAGGGAGGGGGGACACCCCAGCATGCACCGCAGCCACCTTCTTTATCCACTTGTTTTACTTGGCTCTGTTTTTCTGGATGCTTTCTGCAGCTCTGCTCCTGCTTTATCATGTGGTCGATGTTTTTGGTCCCAAAGTGTCCAAAAGTGCACAGATAGGTATTGGATTTGCTCTGGGTTATGGGGTACCAGTCATTATCACAGTGATAACGATAGCTGTGACTGCACCTGATGGTGAGTACATACAGCGCTCAGGGCTCTGCTGGCTGAATATTAAAGATTCTTTGGCTCTGTTGGCGTTTGTTGTCCCTGCCCTGTTGATAGTTCTGATAAACTTAATTATCCTGATTGTGGTGATCTATAAAATCGTTGGGTTAAGAGGCGGGTCAGAGAGCATGAATAAACTAAAAGGGATTATAAAGACTTTGGCTGTCCTGACACCATTGTTTGGAATCACCTGGGGTCTGGGAGTTGGAATCATCGTGGATCCGTTCAATCTGGGGGTGCATATCACATTTGCAATCTTCAACTCACTGCAG ggttTATTCATTCTGATTTTTGGAACCCTTTTGGATGGAACT GTGCGGACGGAAATGTCTAAAATGAGCTCAGTTACTTCAGGAACTCGT accaCAAGCAATGGAAACACATCAAGTGGACCAAGTGTCTTCCAACGGAGTCGACAATCAAGGG GATACAACATTTCCTCTGGTACTAATGTTGAAGCTCAGTCATTCAACACTTAG
- the adgrf7 gene encoding adhesion G protein-coupled receptor F5 isoform X1 → MASHQSVRYLVLLLLLCYALKNSEYGQAVTDYFKELLDLKASTIVTRTKRETPLHFDIIVDLSFPASSFSLDAFNTIQSVFQGIALPQNITSSINVTEVSVTTGCFPIDGNLQCQCLDQFMWSCGKCNVYSACLENVTNQPCDCIKGLPSDGTFCQPITSIDDCPPTPVPVFYSIVVDFSFPGSLVSPNLLENIKSQLSNVRFQPINSFLSITYINVTTTCFPMSDVDLQCQCEDQFLWSCDQCNIYGTCSNVTHKSCDCINGLPSDGSFCEAATNVNECPTTTPVFTTTTPMTTLPNPTTPMTTLPNTIVNLTLEFVLNINFNPSYNDEDNSVRNDLTTSIDIQSMEHIKDLVDVKFGTFREGSTIANFTIFANSEISPSQQENLLIGMFNNLSSKYPVIFDGSRFEPEEAFIGSPLTLTCDAPPELLDLGVNLTAVWLLNGEIIRHHTSSTNQNRSTTLSVPRVYNTDNGLYECQLRTPSNSRFRRRAAKFFTVQERPVIIVNQIQQLVNCDNPKVELECSVNEPYEVFFPNFLEQGTKFTYEPETCENQTIPCRVKGYEMFEKNIKLVFSNNTIICINDTFGNGTLNFKAAIDCEKEFEGERTAICKQSTKFEDFEDNCILRIIKNLLDQSENLTVFELPQFLRELSNATVSFSDQIVNSTATTNAVVEILQNIAELAGNTTIQRQMMEDVLLSAGILTTDGAREVWRSLNKVTLNTLETNISDPIRHLKSSSQSLLPSQSRTSDTSATSVSGSFLQALETITSRVANTTFNISTPSILLNKTTFSEAFSSGFNSSVEIDLPESDGDNVILTVVTFLTMDNVLPPRDEVNSSSNVINGRVVIVQSFSVVTNISFTFEVLNTSLDKPQCVFWNFSLFDGLGGWDGDGCKLVLNVNDTVTCNCNHLTSFSMLMSFGNFESLVLDYITYIGVSISLASLIICLIIEAVIWRKLRSDPLIHLRHISIVNIALSLLIADIWFLVGAAISGRGDTPACTAATFFIHLFYLALFFWMLSAALLLLYHVVDVFGPKVSKSAQIGIGFALGYGVPVIITVITIAVTAPDGEYIQRSGLCWLNIKDSLALLAFVVPALLIVLINLIILIVVIYKIVGLRGGSESMNKLKGIIKTLAVLTPLFGITWGLGVGIIVDPFNLGVHITFAIFNSLQGLFILIFGTLLDGTVRTEMSKMSSVTSGTRTTSNGNTSSGPSVFQRSRQSRGYNISSGTNVEAQSFNT, encoded by the exons ATGGCGTCACACCAGAGCGTGCGGTACCTGGTGCTCCTCCTGCTCCTGTGCTACGCTCTGAAGAATAGTGAATACGGACAGGCTGTGACGGACTACTTTAAG GAACTCTTGGATCTAAAAGCTTCAACCATTGTTACCAGAACAAAACGAGAAA CTCCACTCCACTTCGATATCATTGTTGATTTGAGTTTTCCAGCTTCCAGTTTCTCCCTGGATGCCTTTAACACaattcaaagtgtttttcaAGGAATTGCTCTTCCCCAAAATATCACGTCATCTATTAATGTGACAGAAGTCTCTGTTACAACAG GATGTTTTCCAATTGATGGGAACCTGCAGTGTCAATGTCTGGACCAGTTTATGTGGTCGTGTGGAAAATGTAACGTCTACAGTGCATGTCTTGAAAATGTCACAAATCAACCATGTGACTGTATAAAGGGTTTACCGTCTGATGGAACGTTCTGCCAACCCATCACAA GTATTGATGACTGCCCGCCAACACCTG TCCCAGTGTTCTATAGTATAGTCGTTGATTTCAGCTTTCCAGGCTCTTTGGTTTCACCAAATCTGCTCGAAAACATCAAGAGTCAACTCAGCAACGTCAGATTTCAAcctattaattcatttttgagCATAACATACATTAATGTTACCACCA cTTGTTTTCCAATGTCAGACGTTGACCTGCAGTGTCAGTGTGAGGATCAGTttctgtggtcatgtgaccaatgTAACATCTATGGTACATGCAGTAATGTTACACATAAAAGCTGTGACTGTATAAATGGACTTCCTTCAGATGGATCATTCTGTGAAGCAGCCACAA ATGTTAACGAGTGTCCAACTACAACTCCAG tttttacCACAACAACGCCGATGACAACATTGCCCAACCCAACAACGCCGATGACAACATTGCCCAACACAATAGTTAACCTGACCTTAGAGTTTGTGTTGAACATCAACTTTAATCCATCATATAATGATGAGGACAACAGTGTTCGAAATGATTTGACAACTTCT ATTGATATCCAGAGTATGGAGCACATCAAAGATTTGGTGGATGTAAAGTTTGGTACTTTCCG GGAGGGAAGCACTATTGCTAATTTCACTATCTTTGCCAATTCTGAAATAAGTCCATCACAACAGGAGAATTTGCTCATTGGAATGTTTAATAACTTGTCATCTAAATATCCAGTAATTTTTGACG GTTCCAGGTTCGAGCCAGAAGAGGCCTTTATTGGAAGCCCACTGACGTTGACTTGTGACGCTCCACCAGAACTACTAGACTTAGGTGTTAACTTGACTGCTGTGTGGCTGCTGAATGGCGAGATCATTCGACACCACACTTCTTCAACCAATCAGAATCGTTCGACAACATTAAGTGTGCCAAGAGTTTATAACACTGACAACG GTTTGTATGAATGCCAGTTGCGGACACCAAGTAATTCCCGTTTTCGCCGGCGAGCTGCTAAATTCTTCACCGTTCAGGAAAGACCTGTAATCATTGTGAATCAAATACAACAACTGGTAAACTGTGACAATCCAAAGGTGGAATTAGAATGTTCTGTCAACGAACCATACGAGGTCTTTTTCCCAAACTTTCTAGAACAAG gcacaaaATTCACATATGAACCTGAAACCTGTGAAAATCAAACTATTCCTTGTCGAGTAAAAGGCtatgaaatgtttgaaaaaaacataaaattggtGTTTTCAAACAATA CAATCATTTGCATCAATGACACGTTCGGCAACGGAACTTTAAATTTTAAGGCTGCGATAGACTGTGAGAAGGAATTTGAAGGGGAAAGAACAGCCATTTGTAAACAAAGCACAAAATTTGAAGATTTTGAAGACAACTGCATCCTTAGAATCATTAAGAATCTACTTGATCAGTCGGAG AATTTAACTGTGTTCGAGCTGCCACAATTCTTACGAGAACTCAGCAATGCCACGGTCAGCTTTAGTGATCAAATAGTTAATTCCACTGCCACAACCAACGCCGTTGTGgaaatattacaaaatataGCCGAACTGGCAGGAAACACCACCATACAAAGACAAATGATGGAG GACGTCCTGCTTTCAGCGGGGATTCTAACCACTGATGGAGCAAGGGAAGTTTGGCGGTCCCTGAACAAAGTCACCCTAAACACTTTAGAAACAAACATTTCAGACCCCATCAGACACCTGAAATCATCCAGTCAAAGTCTATTACCCTCCCAGTCTAGGACATCAGACACCAGTGCTACTAGTGTCAGTGGCTCCTTCCTCCAGGCTCTGGAAACTATAACAAGTCGTGTCGCAAAcacaacttttaacatttccaCACCCTctatacttttaaacaaaacaactttCAGTGAAGCATTCAGTTCTGGGTTCAACTCCTCGGTGGAGATAGACCTCCCAGAGTCTGATGGAGATAATGTCATCCTCACTGTGGTCACGTTTCTCACCATGGATAACGTTCTCCCTCCGAGAGATGAAGTTAACTCATCCTCCAACGTAATCAATGGCAGGGTCGTGATCGTGCAGTCCTTCAGCGTTGTTACTAACATATCGTTCACATTCGAGGTTCTGAATACATCTCTGGATAAACCTCAGTGTGTTTTCTGGAACTTCAGCCTGTTCGATGGCCTCGGGGGATGGGACGGTGATGGCTGTAAGCTAGTGCTCAACGTAAATGACACCGTCACCTGCAACTGCAACCATCTCACTTCATTCTCAATGCTCATGTCATTCGGCAATTTTGAAAGCCTAGTTTTGGACTACATTACCTACATTGGCGTTAGCATATCTCTGGCTTCATTAATCATTTGCCTTATCATTGAAGCGGTCATATGGAGGAAACTAAGAAGTGACCCACTCATCCACTTGCGCCACATTTCCATTGTGAACATAGCATTGTCTCTGCTGATTGCAGACATTTGGTTCCTGGTGGGCGCTGCCATATCAGGGAGGGGGGACACCCCAGCATGCACCGCAGCCACCTTCTTTATCCACTTGTTTTACTTGGCTCTGTTTTTCTGGATGCTTTCTGCAGCTCTGCTCCTGCTTTATCATGTGGTCGATGTTTTTGGTCCCAAAGTGTCCAAAAGTGCACAGATAGGTATTGGATTTGCTCTGGGTTATGGGGTACCAGTCATTATCACAGTGATAACGATAGCTGTGACTGCACCTGATGGTGAGTACATACAGCGCTCAGGGCTCTGCTGGCTGAATATTAAAGATTCTTTGGCTCTGTTGGCGTTTGTTGTCCCTGCCCTGTTGATAGTTCTGATAAACTTAATTATCCTGATTGTGGTGATCTATAAAATCGTTGGGTTAAGAGGCGGGTCAGAGAGCATGAATAAACTAAAAGGGATTATAAAGACTTTGGCTGTCCTGACACCATTGTTTGGAATCACCTGGGGTCTGGGAGTTGGAATCATCGTGGATCCGTTCAATCTGGGGGTGCATATCACATTTGCAATCTTCAACTCACTGCAG ggttTATTCATTCTGATTTTTGGAACCCTTTTGGATGGAACT GTGCGGACGGAAATGTCTAAAATGAGCTCAGTTACTTCAGGAACTCGT accaCAAGCAATGGAAACACATCAAGTGGACCAAGTGTCTTCCAACGGAGTCGACAATCAAGGG GATACAACATTTCCTCTGGTACTAATGTTGAAGCTCAGTCATTCAACACTTAG
- the adgrf3b gene encoding adhesion G protein-coupled receptor F4 encodes MFSRVFLFVLGAVYIINQVFTQDSYVAEVMVESNVSLDFLNLSTIFKTAAIDVTDSNGVTFIVTVTDSELIAECLVLGQEVHCNCSAGYTWSNEVCYANPDCCHDTTCSHNVSYVTPLCVPKVEVFINGTAESALPWVTTDNDMLVKEFGILNGLGSINITTISGNIANYEMDVYAPILVEKLEGILSNLSSQLVDIKIDLMGLVSVFAPVEPVCYKSKPLLMCSYEMATESTQWILRKPNEYLELDVGTVVQLEPDCATPQYPSCAAITLNKVTGIWIGEYECGFTQGLISFKGRTPLKLTLLPDYIDMTPNPIVTDCTAGGVASVTVTVTVPPSPDAYEVWWSYNGNRQNNIYHTSGPDPLIYTISAAITCEKTDAQYIEIFFKNIKEQVMSERLDITVLYDGDPFCEEKNVDGDFWPRSPYKATVVNKQCPVGRRGYKTHTCEGPLWQQVFNYCVDEKLLNILTSAENLLRGQDATVEGVMAIIQALRNVSSFSSDTSTNTADVNTSITVLMMLSKVSDRLILQDSVLTGLINVGSDLLNTAWTGVNDTVLEGMAGDYLEAMEALMERIKVNSSINNLEIIKQNLHFKLCVGWGCQVSVFDVNVTLNKAYGLSKVMAINNLMPKLSNTFLNTNYTNVLVSATLDRYHGGNNSHADIWLDFPVQDPSKPYCVFWNITTREWSDFGCVVVNRDENRTECACNHLTSFSVLMSKGDVSTKELDVLTNVGLAVSLCSLVLLLLIEYVVWAAVVRSNLSHFRHTAIVNISTFRLLADICFLASIFPKSLSDNWCLTLTLAKHLFYLAMFCWMMCLSIMLVHQLIFVFSPLRKRVFMFLSSIVGYLFPIIIVGSSYVYCKYKYKPYYDSDTCWLVFERLLEGSLHAFLIPVAVVILVNVFSLVVVIVTLVKTSVPDSGKAAENETAKGIIKVIVLLAPLFGVTWIIGFFLLILDHNNPVFPVANYAFTILNSFQGLFILIGGCIAEQKVREELIKRITGKSKASDSSKNLTSTTQTN; translated from the exons ATGTTTTCTCGAGTGTTTCTCTTTGTTCTTGGAGCTGTTTACATCATCAATCAG gtGTTTACACAAG ATTCCTACGTTGCTGAAGTGATGGTTGAAAGCAACGTGTCGTTGGATTTCCTGAACCTGTCAACGATCTTTAAAACAGCTGCTATTGATGTAACCGATAGCAACGGCGTCACTTTTATCGTCACCGTTACCGACAGTGAACTGATCGCTG aGTGTTTAGTACTTGGACAGGAAGTTCACTGCAACTGCTCCGCGGGCTACACCTGGAGCAACGAAGTGTGCTACGCTAACCCTGACTGCTGCCACGACACGACCTGCTCCCACAACGTGTCTTACGTCACGCCGCTCTGCGTCCCTAAAGTCGAAG TTTTTATAAATGGAACTGCAGAGAGTGCGTTGCCATGGGTAACCACTGACAATGACATG TTAGTTAAAGAGTTTGGAATATTGAACGGCCTTGGATCTATAAACATAACTACTATAAg TGGAAACATTGCCAACTATGAGATGGACGTTTATGCCCCAATATTAGTAGAAAAATTGGAAGGAATTTTAAGCAACTTGTCATCACAGCTCGTTGACATCAAGATCGACCTCATGG GTCTGGTGTCTGTTTTTGCTCCAGTTGAACCAGTGTGTTACAAGTCTAAACCTCTGTTGATGTGCTCCTATGAAATGGCCACAGAGAGCACTCAGTGGATACTGCGTAAACCCAATGAGTACCTGGAGCTAGACGTTGGGACTGTGGTCCAACTGGAACCTGACTGTGCAACGCCCCAGTACCCCTCCTGTGCTGCTATCACACTGAACAAAGTCACAGGCATTTGGATAG GTGAATATGAGTGTGGATTCACTCAGGGTTTAATCTCATTTAAAGGCAGAACTCCTCTAAAATTAACTCTGCTGCCTGATTACATTGATATGACACCAAACCCGATAGTGACAGATTGCACAGCAGGCGGCGTCGCTAGCGTAACTGTGACGGTGACGGTCCCTCCGAGCCCGGACGCCTACGAAGTTTGGTGGAGCTACAATGGCAACAGACAAAATAATATCTACCACACGT CTGGACCTGATCCTCTCATATACACCATCTCTGCTGCCATAACCTGTGAGAAAACAGACGCTCAATACATCGAGATCTTTTTTAAGAACATAAAGGAGCAAGTGATGAGTGAACGTCTGGATATTACAGTACTCTACG ACGGGGACCCATTTTGTGAAGAAAAGAACGTAGATGGAGACTTTTGGCCAAGATCTCCGTATAAAGCCACAGTGGTTAATAAACAGTGTCCAGTGGGTAGGAGGGGCTATAAGACCCACACATGTGAAGGCCCACTATGGCAACAAGTATTCAACTACTGTGTTGATGAGAAATTACTCAACATCTTAACTTCAGCAGAA aacTTACTCAGGGGACAAGATGCGACCGTGGAAGGAGTCATGGCTATAATCCAGGCTTTGAGGAACGTGTCTTCATTCTCCTCTGACACCAGCACTAATACAGCAGACGTTAACACGTCCATCACTGTTCTCATGATGTTGTCCAAAGTATCTGACAGACTGATTCTACAAGACAGTGTACTTACT GGTCTCATCAATGTTGGGAGTGATCTGTTAAACACAGCCTGGACAGGAGTGAATGACACGGTTCTTGAGGGCATGGCAGGAGACTATCTGGAGGCCATGGAGGCTCTGATGGAAAGGATCAAAGTCAACTCTAGTATAAACAATCTGGaaattataaaacaaaattTACACTTCAAGCTCTGCGTTGGGTGGGGTTGTCAGGTTTCCGTGTTTGATGTGAACGTGACTCTGAATAAAGCCTATGGCTTATCAAAGGTCATGGCCATTAACAACCTAATGCCTAAATTAAGCAACACCTTTCTGAACACTAATTATACCAATGTGTTAGTGTCGGCCACACTGGACCGCTACCATGGCGGAAATAATTCACACGCAGATATTTGGTTAGACTTTCCTGTTCAGGACCCCTCTAAGCCTTACTGTGTGTTCTGGAACATCACAACCAGAGAATGGTCTGATTTTGGATGTGTCGTAGTGAACCGAGATGAGAATCGTACAGAGTGCGCGTGCAACCACCTGACATCCTTCTCCGTCCTGATGTCTAAGGGCGACGTCTCTACCAAAGAACTAGACGTCCTCACCAATGTGGGCCTGGCTGTGTCCTTGTGTTCTCTGGTTCTTTTGCTCCTCATTGAGTATGTGGTGTGGGCGGCCGTGGTCAGATCCAACCTTTCTCATTTCCGTCACACAGCTATCGTGAATATTTCTACCTTCCGTCTGCTAGCTGACATCTGTTTCTTGGCCTCCATCTTCCCCAAATCTCTGAGCGACAACTGGTGTCTGACGCTGACCTTGGCCAAACATCTCTTTTACTTGGCCATGTTCTGTTGGATGATGTGCCTCAGCATCATGCTCGTCCATCAGCTCATTTTTGTCTTCAGCCCGCTGAGAAAGAGAGTTTTCATGTTTCTCTCTAGCATTGTTGGCTATTTGTTCCCCATTATCATAGTGGGATCCAGCTACGTGTActgtaaatacaaatacaagCCTTACTACGACAGCGACACGTGTTGGCTGGTTTTTGAGAGGCTCTTGGAGGGATCGTTGCACGCGTTCCTCATCCCAGTGGCAGTGGTCATTCTCGTCAACGTCTTTTCTCTGGTGGTCGTCATTGTTACTTTGGTAAAGACGTCCGTTCCTGACTCTGGCAAAGCAGCTGAAAATGAAACAGCCAAAGGCATCATTAAAGTCATAGTTTTACTGGCTCCTCTCTTTGGAGTGACGTGGATCATCGGCTTCTTTCTGCTCATCCTGGACCATAACAACCCAGTGTTTCCAGTGGCCAACTACGCCTTCACCATCCTCAACTCTTTTCAG